In the genome of Populus alba chromosome 11, ASM523922v2, whole genome shotgun sequence, one region contains:
- the LOC118037050 gene encoding uncharacterized protein: MGFDEKSVFYKFTPLLGLSYFLCKSELKTSFLTNLLCSSLTANRLSGNIPGHMGSFTALTYLSLESNQFSGVVPPELGKLVNLKTLILSGNKLVGSLPEALAQIKDLKDFRVSDNNLNGTVPEFIGNWTQLQKLDLYATGLQGPIPLAIFHLEKLSDLRIADMPGPEFQLPNSPIERQFLVLRNINLTGTIPENAWKVEKNTRLNF; the protein is encoded by the exons ATGGGCTTCGATGAAAAATCTGTCTTTTATAAATTCACCCCTCTTCTTGGTTTATCTTATTTTCTATGTAAGAGTGAGCTTAAAACTTCCTTCCTAACTAACCTCTTATGCAGCTCGCTCACTGCAAATCGCTTGTCAGGAAATATTCCTGGACATATGGGAAGTTTTACTGCCCTCACCTACTT GAGCCTTGAATCAAATCAGTTTTCTGGTGTTGTCCCACCTGAGCTTGGCAAGCTTGTCAACTTAAAAACTCT GATACTCTCCGGCAATAAGTTAGTGGGGAGCTTGCCAGAGGCACTTGCGCAGATAAAAGACTTGAAGGATTT TCGCGTAAGTGATAATAATCTTAATGGCACCGTACCCGAGTTCATTGGGAACTGGACGCAACTTCAAAAGCT TGATTTGTACGCGACTGGATTGCAAGGACCTATACCTCTTGCGATTTTTCATTTGGAAAAGTTGTCTGATTT GAGGATTGCTGATATGCCTGGACCAGAGTTTCAGTTACCTAACTCGCCGATTGAAAGGCAATTCTT GGTTCTGAGGAACATCAATTTAACTGGAACAATCCCAGAAAACGCATGGAAAGTGGAAAAAAACACT